Within Gilvibacter sp. SZ-19, the genomic segment ACCTACAGCTCCTCCATCTTTACGGTTCCAAGCGATCTTGCTTCCTTTGAAATTAAAGTAATTGATCTCATCGAAATCGTGATCTTCTGTGGCCATCCAATAAACTGGAATGAACTCGTGTTTCGGATATGCGTCTTTGGCCTGCTTACAAAAGTTGATCACAGAAACGATCTTATACAAAAAGTATAAGGGTCCGGTAAACAAATTAAGCTGATGTCCTGTAGTGATGGTAAAGCTATTGGAGGCCGTGAGCAATTCTATGTTATTCTGAGTTGCTTCACTGATATCGACAGAGCCATAAGCTGCCAACAGATTGGCCGCTAATTTTTTGCGCCATTCTGGTGAGCAAGCCTGCGACTGCTCTTTTTCTGCAATCTGCTCTCCCAAGGAATCCAAGGAAGGGAAACGATTGTAAAACGGGCGAATGCTCTCTGCCTGTGCCAAATAATCGCATACGGTCTTTGAGAAAAAACCGGTCTTGGAATAGGGTACGTATGCTGCGGACATATGGGTTGGCTGCAATTGGAAGGTAAAAATACGAACTTCGCCAATACCGATTCTAAAAGATTCGTTAATGTTAGTAGGCCGATGTACTTGCATTGTCCCATTTTTCGTAGTTTAGAAGCCTATTTTAACAACCAACCAATGCGAAAATTTACCTTAGTCATTTTACTGTTTGTCGGTCTTGTTGGGCAGGCACAGTTGCAATCACCTGAAGAATTTTTAGGCTATCCTATTGGAACCCAATTTAGCAGACATGCGGATGTTGTCGCCTATTTTAATCACGTAGCAGACAACAGCCCTATGGTTGTTTACGATACTTACGGAAAAACTTATGAGCGCAGACCGCTTACCTATGCAGTGGTCTCTACTCCGGAGAACCTAGCCAAACTGGATCAGATTAGAACAGACAACCTAAAAAGCATTGGGTTGGCCAACGGATCTGCCGATCCGGAGATAGCTATTGTTTGGCTGAGTTATAATGTGCATGGCAACGAAGCCTCTAGTACCGAAGCTTCTATGTTAACCCTGTACAAACTGATCACAGAAAAACAAGAATGGCTTAAGAACACTGTGGTTATTATGGACCCTTGTATCAATCCGGATGGTCGTGATCGTTACGCCAATTGGTACAATCAGGTTAAAGCTACCCCTTATAATAGTGCACAAGTAGCTACTGAACATAACGAGCCATGGCCAGGTGGGCGTCCGAACCACTACTTATTTGACCTCAATAGAGATTGGGCCTGGGCTTCTCAGATAGAATCTCAATCGCGCTTAAAATTATACAACCAATGGATGCCGCATATTCATGTGGATTTCCACGAACAAGGCATCAATGAGCCTTATTACTTTGCTCCAGCCGCAGCTCCGTATCACGAGATCATTAGCGATTGGCAATACGATTTCCAAGAGGCTATAGGAAGAAATCACGCTAAATACTTTGACAGCGAAGGCTGGCTATTCTTTACACGTGAGCGCTTCGATTTGTTGTATCCAAGCTATGGAGATACCTACCCTACCTTTATGGGAGCCATTGGTATGACTTACGAGCAGGCTGGTCATGGACGTGCCGGCCTGGGAATAGATACAGACGAAGGCTACGAGCTAACGCTTGTGGATCGCGTATTACACCATACTACCACAGGTTTGTCTACAGTAGAAATGGGATCTAAAAATGCCGCAAAGCTCAACGACGAGTTTCAGAAGTTCTTCAACACCTCTAATTTGAATTACAAGAGTTTTGTGTTGACAGGGAATACGGACAATATCAAAGCCTTGACAAAGCTATTGGACAGACATGAGATCAAATATCAGTTTGGCAGCAGTGGCTCATCTAGCGGTTACAAATACTCAACGCAAGCTAAAGGAAGCGTGAGCAACCAAGGAGCGCTCATTATTCATACCGATCAGCCTAAAGGAAAAATGGTAAAAGTACTGTTTGAACCGGATGCGGCCTTGGAAGAACCGCTTACTTATGATATCACTGCTTGGAATCTGGTACACGCCTACGGACTTGACGGTGTTGCCAGCGCCACTAAAGTAAGTGGAAACGGCAGTGCTCCCGGGACGAATTTTGAAACAGTAAATACAACAGCTGCCGGATATATTGCCAAATGGAATAGTTTGGAAGATGCTCGTTTCTTATCAAGTATATTGCAAGCGGGAGTTCGCGTTCGCTTTACTGAAAAACCAATGCAACTCAACGGCAAGAACTTTGCACGGGGAAGTTTGGTGATCACCAAGAGCGATAATAGAAACAATCCGGATTTCCCACAAAACTTGATAGATGCCGCAAAAAAGCACGATCGCTATTTGTACGCTTCAAATACATCATTTGCAGATCGTACCCCAGATTTTGGATCTCCGGATATTAAACTGATCAATCCGCAGCGTGTGGCAATGCTTCAAGGAGAAGGAACCTCTTCACTGAGTTATGGTGCACTCTGGCATTTCTTTGAGCAACAATTACACTACCCCATCACTTCTATCAACACAGACAACTTTAGACCGTCTATGCTTCAAGACTTTGATGTGCTTATCATGCCAGAAGGCTGGTACGGCAGCGTGACCAACGGAAACACTCTAGACGATCTTAAAAGTTGGATCCGCAGCGGTGGAAAACTCATTGCTGTTGGACGCGCCGTAAATGCCTTTAGCGGGAAAGAAGGGTTTGGTTTAGAGAATAACGAGAGCGAGAGCGGAGACGATGAAGCTGGCAACCTAACACCTTATGCCCAGCGTGAGCGCGAGAGTTTAAAGAACTTCATCACCGGTGCTATCTACAAGATCAAAATGGACGATACCCACCCTATGGCCTTTGGTTTTGGTGATACCTACTACAGCCTTAAATTAGGAAGCAGCTCCTTTAAACATTTAGACAATGGCTACAATGTTGGCTATATAGATGGAGACGCTGTAAGTGTAGCTGGCTTTTCAGGAGCAGATGCAAAAGCTTCATTAAAGAACTCCTTGGTGTTTGGCGAGCAACGCATGGGTCGCGGAAGCGTGGTCTATATGGTAGACAACCCGATGTTCCGTTCGTTCTGGGAAAATGGAAAACTACTTTTGGTCAACGGTATTTTCATGGTGAACAGTAATGTTTTTAGACTATAAGACCTCAGAAAAAAAACAAGAAAGCCGAACAAAATGTTCGGCTTTTTTTTTGGTCTGAACCGCTAGTCGATCCGTTTTGCGGGTAAAGATTGTCCGCCTTGATTCAAGGTGAGTCCTGTGACCTTACCATTGTCATCTACATCAAAAATGAGCTCCCCAGGAACTACTTTTAAAAAGAATTTGTGCTCTGCACTGGCAAATATCTGTGCCGAACTTTGTCCTGTAGCCTGAACCATTAAATTTTCGCCCTCAACAAACACGCGGATCTCAAAACCGGGCCGCAGCTCGTAAGTTCCTTCGTAATTCTTTAATACGCTTACCGGAAGAGTAATCTCTGTCGGAGCAACCGGCGCCTCCATTTCGGTTTCAACACCCATGGATTTGTTGATGCGATCTTCAAACAAGACCTGCTTGCTCCCCTCGCCTACCTGAAAAGTGTATTTGGTAGTGCTGCCTTTAAAAAAGAATTCTGTCGGCGAAACTGCCACCAACGGCAATTTGGTACTTCCTTCACGCTGACTGAACAGTTGGCCATTCTCTTTGGTAATAAATCGGACCACGTCATTGTCAAATTTATAAGCGCCAACCCATGCCTGTAGCTGCTCATCGGTCAATGAAACTCCAGCAACATCGTCTGGATAAGGCTTACCAATAGCCATAGCAGCCATCTTTATGGCTACTTCGGTAGGTGAGTTTCCGTTGGAGTTGCACAAGGCGATCACATAAACATCTTCTTTAGGCAGATAAATTCCGTAGGTATTGTATCCGAAGATACCTCCCCCGTGTTCTACCGTTGGACTGTTATTGATCTCATTGACTTGCCAGCCGTAACCGTAGTATGTTGGTTTCCCATTATTGAGCTTAGTATTCACAAAGGCAGCCGCCAATTTGTCCTTTGGCAATAGTTTTTCATCGTTCAAGGCTTCTTGCCAGATCAGCATATCGTCTACATTACTCATCAATGACCCTGCTGCATAAGGAAGGCTCATACTCAAATAATCTGCATTGCGCCATCCGCTTTCGGTGGGTTGATAGCCCCAAGCCCGGTTGGGTATCAAGGTTGTTTTGCTACCGTAATAGGAATGCTTCATACCAAGTGGCTTAAAGATGTTCTTTTCTATGTAATCGGCATAGCTCATATTGGCCACCTGTTCAATGATAGCTCCCAAAATGATATAGCCAGAATTGTTATAGAGCCACTGTTCTCCTGTTTTGAAGTCCATAGGCTCGTTTTTAAAGAAATCGATGATCTCTGTTGGAGTCATATCCTTGCGGGCATTATATTGAAAGCTCTGCATGCCAGTATAGCTTTTAATCCCGGAGGTATGATTGAGCAAATGATGAACGGTGATCTCGTTTCCGTCTGTTGGGTAGTCCGGAAAGAATTTAGTGATCGGGTCCTGAACACTGAGCTTTCCTTGTTCTTGCAGCATTAAAATAGCCACTGCGGTAAATTGCTTGGTAATGGAACCCAACTCAAAGACGTTTTCTGGGTTCATAGGCACTTGTAGTTCCAAGTTCGCAAGGCCAAAGGCGTTCTTGTAGATCACTTTTCCGTCTTTGGCTACAAGGGCGGTAATGCCGGGCGCATCTGCAGGATATTTTGCCGCCAACATGGCATCTATATTGGTTTTAAGATCTTGAGCAGTCGATAAACCAGTAGCAAATAGCACGAAAAGCACTATACTGGCTCTAATTGTTCTTTTTAATTGTTTCATGTCTGGTATTTTAATGTTTATCTGACGTCAGAGCAACACTACTAGTTACATAACACGCCCAAACTTTTTTTAAGTTATTTAAAATTAATGAGATATGAGATTCAAATCCGCAGTACTTAGTATCTTAGGACTATGAAAACCATCCAGCTAGCACTTGCCTTTTGCACCCTATTCTTACTGAGTAATTGCAAGAATGAAACCAAAAACCCAGACCAAATTCTAGAAACCGAGCCCAAAACCGACTATTACCAAGCCATTTCGCTTTTGGGAGATACCTTATATGCCCCGTCTGTGAATGATAAACTTCAAGCGCAGTTTGTAGAAAAACAACAGGCATATATGCAAGATTCCTCAGACCTGGATAAACTGATCTGGTATGGGCGTTTTACCGCATATACTGGCGATTACAAAGGTGCTCTCCAAATCTATTCTGAAGGACTGAAGCAGTTTCCTAATAACTCCCGTTTGCTGCGCCACCGCGGGCACCGCAATATTTCCATCCGCAAGTTCGACAGGGCCATCGCGGATCTGCAGCGCGCTGTAAACTCGATCTTGGACCAAGAAAACTCCTTAGAAGATGACGGCATGCCCAATGCCCAAGGAATTCGACTTACCACCAAACACGGAAACATATATTATCATTTGGGCTTGGCACATTATTTAAAAGGCAATTACGAGCAAGCCCTATTTGCTTATAACAAATGTTTGGAACTGTCTCAAAACAATGATGGGCTAATTTCTGCCACACATTGGATCGTTTTGTCACTTAAGGCCTTGGGTAGAGATGCTGAGATCGCTGCCTATTTAGAGCCTATATCAGAAGATCTCGAAGTAATAGAAAACGCCTCTTACCGCGATGCCTGTCTTTATTACAAAGGGGTTAAATCGCTGCAAGAACTCTACAATCCCCAGGCCGAGATCAACTCCAGCAATACGGCCTTAAAATACGGTTTGGCCAGATGGAGCTATCTCAATGAGCAGCAAGAAGAGGCCATGATGATCTTAGAGGATATCTTAGACGGAGATGATTGGGCCAGTTTTGGCTATATCGCTGCGGAGGCAGACTTAGCGCGCATGCAGTGATCAGCTATTTTTAGCCATTATCCATTTAGAGAGGTACTTACTGCTTTGCAAACTGTGATGCCATAGCATTTGCCCTATCGTATTGTTTTGGCGGTAAATTTCTCTGTTGCGCAGTCGCTTATCTATAGTGTCCTGAAAGCCTTTGGCACTCGTATTCCAATTGAATTGCGTATCGAGTAGTTCTATTCCTTTATTTTGAGCAGTTTGCCAGGCTTTAGGGTCCAGTAGTTTTGCTACGGATGCGATAAAGTCCGCAGCCACATCAGAAGCGATCTCCCCTCCAAAATCGTTTGTACCTCCAATTCCTTCTGCACCTACCGCTGTAGTAACCACAGGACATCCGGCTAGCCAGGCGTCAAATACTTTGCGTTTTTGACCCGCCCCAAACTGTAAAGGCGCAAGCAAAAGTTTGTGCGATCTGAGTGCAGCATCTAAATCTTCTACAAAACCGTGTACATAGAATCCGAGTTGAGGCTTGTGCAATTGTAAAATCGACTCTGTAAAATAAGAACCGTAGATGTGCATACTTTCCTGCGGATGTTGCTTACGCAAACTTGGCCATAAGGCGGCCAGATTTTCAATAGCCTGCACATTGGGCTTGTGTTTGGCTGTCCCGACAAAACAAAAACCGTTGCGGGCCTCAAGACCCGGCAAGGAGGACACCTGGGGAACCTCCCTTATCAAAAAAGGCAAATGAAATAGCAGCTCTTTTGACACTCGATACTGCTGGGTCAACAGTTCTACTTCTGCCTCAGAGATGATCAAACTTAGATCTGACCTGAAAATAGCAGCCAATTCGCGTTTGGCTGTGTCGGTCAAGGTCTTTGGAGCTTCCAACTTGCCTGTACTTTTTCTGTGATCCCTTAAAAAATGTAAGTCTTCCGTGTCTAATATCCGCAGTGCATTTGGACAATGCTCTTGTACACGCCAACTGTATTGCTCCTCGGTCATAAAACGATCAAAAACCACAATATCTGGCTGTAATCCCTTTAGAAAATCATTAAAGGAATCTGCATTCAATGCTATTTGCGTGTACGGAATGTTCTTATCTATAAGTATTCCGGATTCAGGCGGAGCTGCTGCGGCGCAAAAAGAAAGTTCACAGCCCGCTTGGGCAAATAAGTCTAATAATTGAATCATGTATACCCCGGCGCCTGTATGCTGTGGCTGAGGCAATCCGTGACCAATAAACAAGACTTTTTTAACGATCATTGAGAGAAGCTATCGTAAGGAAATCGCAGCGTTCGGATACCTGAGCCTATGCTATCGGTCTCCGTATAAGAAATAAAAAGCTCTCCTTTAAACAAGCGGAGTTGTGGAAACCCACTAGCACGTTCCGGACTCATTTTACTCAGCACATATCGGACTTCTTCTCCGGAGGCTTTTAATTGCGTAAGATTCAGATTGGCAGTGCTGCCTTCGTCGGTCAAATACAATGCAAAACGGTTGGCATTGGCGTCTACAGCTACATCCACGCGTCCTATTGCCTTACTAGCTTCTAACACAGCGATCTCATCGAACCAAGATCCAGCTCCCTTTGTGGCTAGTTTGACCATGGGTTTGTCATCTTCCATAGTAAACCAACCAACAGCAGTAAGTCCGTTACTAGCGATAGCAGGCCCATTGACTGGACAACCGGCAATTTGCCAGTTATCATTATAAACGGCCTTGGGAGTGGTCCATGTGGTATCTTGTAAACGAACTCCATACATATCGCGGACCTCATCGGCAGAACGATCTCTGTAGACCACCATAGGTCCGTCTGTAGTATTGGCAATAGAAGTGGCGCAACAATCACATACTCGCTCGTCCAATTGCCACTGCTTGCCCAGGCTCCCATCGGCATTAATGATCCCAGCCCTAACGGTCATTTGCCGCAGGGAATCAGGACGATTCACCGTAGTACGACCGTCTAACCAGCTCGCCATAAAGCCGTCTTTATAAGCGATCACATCTACAAATCCGTGTTCGCTTTGTGTGCTGTCTGTATGTAATTTCTGCGGAGGAGTCCAACGCTTGTTTACAGTATTGTATACTTGATACTTTATATCATAGGCGTAGGTATCTGTCGCCGATTTTTGTAGATAATGCACAAAGATATTGCCTTTATTCGCTGCGATCTGTGGAAAGTCTG encodes:
- a CDS encoding exo-alpha-sialidase — translated: MGFSCQQSEQESNEPFEIENPSAGYAGMSRLYATDELLYMSWVEQVDTLAVLKYATYDGNAWSDSQTISSGTDWFVNWADFPQIAANKGNIFVHYLQKSATDTYAYDIKYQVYNTVNKRWTPPQKLHTDSTQSEHGFVDVIAYKDGFMASWLDGRTTVNRPDSLRQMTVRAGIINADGSLGKQWQLDERVCDCCATSIANTTDGPMVVYRDRSADEVRDMYGVRLQDTTWTTPKAVYNDNWQIAGCPVNGPAIASNGLTAVGWFTMEDDKPMVKLATKGAGSWFDEIAVLEASKAIGRVDVAVDANANRFALYLTDEGSTANLNLTQLKASGEEVRYVLSKMSPERASGFPQLRLFKGELFISYTETDSIGSGIRTLRFPYDSFSQ
- a CDS encoding tetratricopeptide repeat protein, with the protein product MKTIQLALAFCTLFLLSNCKNETKNPDQILETEPKTDYYQAISLLGDTLYAPSVNDKLQAQFVEKQQAYMQDSSDLDKLIWYGRFTAYTGDYKGALQIYSEGLKQFPNNSRLLRHRGHRNISIRKFDRAIADLQRAVNSILDQENSLEDDGMPNAQGIRLTTKHGNIYYHLGLAHYLKGNYEQALFAYNKCLELSQNNDGLISATHWIVLSLKALGRDAEIAAYLEPISEDLEVIENASYRDACLYYKGVKSLQELYNPQAEINSSNTALKYGLARWSYLNEQQEEAMMILEDILDGDDWASFGYIAAEADLARMQ
- a CDS encoding glycosyltransferase family 4 protein, which encodes MIVKKVLFIGHGLPQPQHTGAGVYMIQLLDLFAQAGCELSFCAAAAPPESGILIDKNIPYTQIALNADSFNDFLKGLQPDIVVFDRFMTEEQYSWRVQEHCPNALRILDTEDLHFLRDHRKSTGKLEAPKTLTDTAKRELAAIFRSDLSLIISEAEVELLTQQYRVSKELLFHLPFLIREVPQVSSLPGLEARNGFCFVGTAKHKPNVQAIENLAALWPSLRKQHPQESMHIYGSYFTESILQLHKPQLGFYVHGFVEDLDAALRSHKLLLAPLQFGAGQKRKVFDAWLAGCPVVTTAVGAEGIGGTNDFGGEIASDVAADFIASVAKLLDPKAWQTAQNKGIELLDTQFNWNTSAKGFQDTIDKRLRNREIYRQNNTIGQMLWHHSLQSSKYLSKWIMAKNS
- a CDS encoding serine hydrolase: MKQLKRTIRASIVLFVLFATGLSTAQDLKTNIDAMLAAKYPADAPGITALVAKDGKVIYKNAFGLANLELQVPMNPENVFELGSITKQFTAVAILMLQEQGKLSVQDPITKFFPDYPTDGNEITVHHLLNHTSGIKSYTGMQSFQYNARKDMTPTEIIDFFKNEPMDFKTGEQWLYNNSGYIILGAIIEQVANMSYADYIEKNIFKPLGMKHSYYGSKTTLIPNRAWGYQPTESGWRNADYLSMSLPYAAGSLMSNVDDMLIWQEALNDEKLLPKDKLAAAFVNTKLNNGKPTYYGYGWQVNEINNSPTVEHGGGIFGYNTYGIYLPKEDVYVIALCNSNGNSPTEVAIKMAAMAIGKPYPDDVAGVSLTDEQLQAWVGAYKFDNDVVRFITKENGQLFSQREGSTKLPLVAVSPTEFFFKGSTTKYTFQVGEGSKQVLFEDRINKSMGVETEMEAPVAPTEITLPVSVLKNYEGTYELRPGFEIRVFVEGENLMVQATGQSSAQIFASAEHKFFLKVVPGELIFDVDDNGKVTGLTLNQGGQSLPAKRID
- a CDS encoding M14 metallopeptidase family protein, producing MRKFTLVILLFVGLVGQAQLQSPEEFLGYPIGTQFSRHADVVAYFNHVADNSPMVVYDTYGKTYERRPLTYAVVSTPENLAKLDQIRTDNLKSIGLANGSADPEIAIVWLSYNVHGNEASSTEASMLTLYKLITEKQEWLKNTVVIMDPCINPDGRDRYANWYNQVKATPYNSAQVATEHNEPWPGGRPNHYLFDLNRDWAWASQIESQSRLKLYNQWMPHIHVDFHEQGINEPYYFAPAAAPYHEIISDWQYDFQEAIGRNHAKYFDSEGWLFFTRERFDLLYPSYGDTYPTFMGAIGMTYEQAGHGRAGLGIDTDEGYELTLVDRVLHHTTTGLSTVEMGSKNAAKLNDEFQKFFNTSNLNYKSFVLTGNTDNIKALTKLLDRHEIKYQFGSSGSSSGYKYSTQAKGSVSNQGALIIHTDQPKGKMVKVLFEPDAALEEPLTYDITAWNLVHAYGLDGVASATKVSGNGSAPGTNFETVNTTAAGYIAKWNSLEDARFLSSILQAGVRVRFTEKPMQLNGKNFARGSLVITKSDNRNNPDFPQNLIDAAKKHDRYLYASNTSFADRTPDFGSPDIKLINPQRVAMLQGEGTSSLSYGALWHFFEQQLHYPITSINTDNFRPSMLQDFDVLIMPEGWYGSVTNGNTLDDLKSWIRSGGKLIAVGRAVNAFSGKEGFGLENNESESGDDEAGNLTPYAQRERESLKNFITGAIYKIKMDDTHPMAFGFGDTYYSLKLGSSSFKHLDNGYNVGYIDGDAVSVAGFSGADAKASLKNSLVFGEQRMGRGSVVYMVDNPMFRSFWENGKLLLVNGIFMVNSNVFRL